A window of Candidatus Glassbacteria bacterium genomic DNA:
CCCCGCATTGCTGACGGGTCAGGTTCAGGGCGTCCTGGAATCTCTGTATCTCGTCTGCAATCTGGCCCGCACTCAACTTGCGCAGCGGGATATTCATAACCCCGTGGCCGATAACGGCCACTTTTCCCATCACCAGCCCCGGAGAGGCGACCAGCCCGGTCAGAATCAGTTGGCCTTTCCTTTTCCTCCCGGAGCCCTTGGCCTTTTTCCCGGATGCGGGCCTGGGCATTTATTCCTGCTCCTCGCCGTCTTCATCGAACTTGTTCTTGAACAGTTCGACCACAGCCCGCGACGCTTCCTGGGCATCCTCACCCGCGACCGAGACCATCAGGGCAGTTCCCTGCTCGGCCGCCAGCATCATGACTCCGAGGATACTCTTGGCGTTGACTTCCATGTCATTTTTCTTGAGGTATATGTCACTCTTGAACTTACTGGTGGTTTGAACCAGCAGTGCGGCCGGCCTGGCGTGAAGGCCGAGCTTGTTCAGGATCGTCACCTCTGTCCGGAGCTGTGGCATTTTCCAGTGGTCTTTTGCGGATTCCAAATTTTATGTCACGTTCCTCACCGGTTGAATCAAATTTATAACTCCGCAAATTATAAGGTCATTCCGAAACTTCGTCAATATAATCGACCGGCTGCATTTGTTCAAGCAATCTGCGGTTGAACTCCTGGGCAGAATTATAGCCCTTGAGTTTGAGCAGATGGTTCGTGGCAATAACTTCGCTGATCACCGTAATATTCTTTCCCGGCACCAGCGGAACACGTACCAGCGGAAGTTCGACAGCCAGGATTTCGGTGGTGTTGTCCGATAGACCCGTGCGGTCGATATCCGCTCTGTCGTCCCAGTGGACAAGCTCTACAACCACCTCGATCCGCTTGCGCTTACGGACGGCCCTGATACCGAACAGCCGGAACACGTCGATAATCCCCAGGCCGCGGATTTCCATGTGGTGGCCCACCTTATCGTTGGCGATACCGACAAGCGTCTCGTCGCCCTCGCGGATAATGTGAACGACATCGTCGCACACCAGACGGTGACCGCGCTCGACCAGGTCCAGCACGCATTCGCTCTTGCCGATCCCGCTGGGACCGGTGTAGAGCAGACCCACTCCGTAAACATCGGCCAGCGAGCCGTGAAGGTACTCGTGGGGCGCAAAATGCGTTTCGAGAAAGGTGCTGAAGCGTCGGGTGAATTCCTGCGTACCCAGGCTCGTGCCCAGCACCGGACGGCCATGACGCTCTGCCACCTCCAGCAGAACCGGTGGAGGTTTCAGTCCCTTGGTAACGAAAATGCACGGGATTTCGAACCCGCACATCCTGTCCAGGAACTTTTTAAGCT
This region includes:
- a CDS encoding HPr family phosphocarrier protein; amino-acid sequence: MPQLRTEVTILNKLGLHARPAALLVQTTSKFKSDIYLKKNDMEVNAKSILGVMMLAAEQGTALMVSVAGEDAQEASRAVVELFKNKFDEDGEEQE
- the hprK gene encoding HPr(Ser) kinase/phosphatase — translated: MEQKEKKLKVATIYREYRERFKLNLLTGEKTLESLIINAEVSRPGLILAGFSKRFAWDRTQVMGETEVVYMQSLKRPELKKFLDRMCGFEIPCIFVTKGLKPPPVLLEVAERHGRPVLGTSLGTQEFTRRFSTFLETHFAPHEYLHGSLADVYGVGLLYTGPSGIGKSECVLDLVERGHRLVCDDVVHIIREGDETLVGIANDKVGHHMEIRGLGIIDVFRLFGIRAVRKRKRIEVVVELVHWDDRADIDRTGLSDNTTEILAVELPLVRVPLVPGKNITVISEVIATNHLLKLKGYNSAQEFNRRLLEQMQPVDYIDEVSE